A DNA window from Thiopseudomonas alkaliphila contains the following coding sequences:
- the adk gene encoding adenylate kinase, protein MRVILLGAPGAGKGTQAGFITKQFGIPQISTGDMLRAAVKAESELGLQVKQVMETGGLVSDEIIIGLIKERIKQADCANGFLFDGFPRTIPQAEALREAGVEIDHVIEIAVDDEEIVGRIAGRRMHPASGRTYHIEHNPPKVAGKDDETGEELIQRDDDKEETVRHRLSVYHSQTKPLIKFYQDLAQAEGKPKYSAIAGVGSVESITEKVLAALS, encoded by the coding sequence ATGCGGGTTATCTTATTAGGTGCACCGGGTGCAGGAAAGGGAACTCAAGCGGGTTTCATTACAAAGCAGTTCGGTATTCCGCAGATCTCTACCGGAGACATGTTGCGTGCAGCAGTTAAGGCAGAATCAGAGTTAGGCTTACAAGTTAAGCAAGTAATGGAAACCGGTGGTTTGGTTTCTGATGAAATTATCATTGGCTTAATTAAAGAGCGTATTAAGCAAGCAGACTGCGCTAACGGCTTCTTGTTTGATGGCTTTCCTCGTACCATTCCGCAGGCTGAAGCATTGCGTGAGGCCGGCGTTGAAATTGATCATGTGATTGAAATCGCGGTTGATGATGAAGAAATCGTAGGCCGTATTGCCGGTCGTCGTATGCACCCAGCTTCAGGTCGCACCTATCACATTGAGCACAACCCACCGAAAGTGGCAGGCAAAGATGATGAAACCGGTGAAGAGCTGATTCAGCGAGATGACGATAAAGAAGAAACAGTACGTCACCGTTTATCGGTTTATCATTCACAAACTAAGCCATTAATTAAGTTTTACCAAGACTTAGCCCAAGCTGAAGGCAAGCCAAAATATAGTGCTATTGCTGGGGTGGGTAGTGTTGAGTCAATTACCGAAAAAGTGCTCGCTGCATTGTCTTAA
- the tsaB gene encoding tRNA (adenosine(37)-N6)-threonylcarbamoyltransferase complex dimerization subunit type 1 TsaB → MTTILAIDTATEACSVALSYQGQVFQHSEVIPREHAQRLLPMIEQVLQAANCQLSEVEAIAFGRGPGAFTGVRIAVGMVQGLAFALACPVLPVSNLAALAQRAYREQGATEVAAAIDARMNEVYWGCYQLQQGEMRLVGTEAVLAPEQVSLPAAFNSENLWAIGTGWQTFADSLAVQPTYLAQQHLPDALDILQLAQFAWQRGEQLAAEQAQPVYLRNNIATP, encoded by the coding sequence ATGACCACTATTTTAGCCATCGATACTGCGACTGAAGCGTGTTCGGTTGCACTCAGTTATCAAGGGCAAGTGTTTCAGCACAGCGAAGTTATTCCTCGTGAGCACGCTCAGCGCCTATTGCCCATGATTGAGCAGGTATTACAAGCGGCCAATTGCCAGCTAAGTGAGGTTGAGGCGATTGCGTTTGGTCGAGGGCCTGGTGCCTTCACTGGTGTCAGAATTGCTGTTGGCATGGTTCAGGGCTTAGCTTTTGCTTTGGCCTGTCCTGTGTTACCGGTGTCGAATCTTGCTGCCTTAGCTCAGCGTGCCTATCGTGAACAGGGCGCCACTGAAGTCGCAGCCGCAATTGATGCGCGAATGAATGAAGTCTACTGGGGCTGTTATCAATTGCAGCAAGGAGAAATGCGCTTAGTCGGAACTGAAGCGGTGCTGGCACCTGAGCAAGTTAGTTTGCCAGCGGCTTTTAATTCTGAAAATTTGTGGGCGATTGGTACCGGCTGGCAAACCTTTGCTGACAGCCTAGCCGTGCAGCCAACATATCTGGCGCAACAGCACTTACCGGATGCACTAGATATTTTACAACTAGCCCAGTTTGCATGGCAGCGAGGCGAGCAGTTAGCGGCAGAGCAAGCCCAGCCGGTGTATTTGCGTAACAACATTGCAACACCTTAG
- a CDS encoding class I SAM-dependent methyltransferase, producing the protein MLLENPSVKIVVQALLPELRSVAKQLAEELALPLVAVNNTPSDAEFALQWGPQGLWLQELGKKAPGPVQVDFVSGAAAHRRQFGGGSGQMIAKAVGIQSGVRPSILDATAGLGRDAFVLACLDCPVIMIERQPVIAALLADGLTRAALSPEVAPIAQRMRLLTGDAISLMQDWQEQAPQVIHLDPMFPERDKSALVKKEMRAFKPIVGDDQDQAQLLAAALALASHRVVVKRPRKAPAIDGIEPSYVLTGKSSRYDIYTKKSLKATD; encoded by the coding sequence ATGCTGTTAGAGAATCCATCGGTCAAAATTGTCGTGCAAGCGCTGCTGCCTGAATTACGCTCAGTAGCTAAACAGCTTGCCGAAGAGTTAGCACTGCCTTTAGTGGCCGTTAATAATACCCCTAGTGATGCTGAGTTTGCTTTGCAATGGGGGCCACAGGGATTATGGCTGCAAGAGTTAGGTAAGAAGGCACCAGGGCCGGTTCAGGTTGACTTTGTTAGCGGAGCGGCTGCCCATCGTCGCCAATTTGGCGGGGGCAGTGGGCAAATGATTGCTAAAGCGGTGGGGATACAAAGTGGTGTGCGGCCGAGTATTTTAGATGCGACGGCGGGTTTAGGCCGTGATGCCTTTGTGTTAGCTTGTCTTGATTGCCCAGTCATCATGATTGAACGCCAGCCAGTGATCGCTGCTTTGTTAGCCGACGGTTTAACCAGAGCGGCACTGAGTCCAGAGGTAGCACCTATTGCTCAGCGTATGCGTTTGCTCACAGGCGATGCAATAAGTCTAATGCAAGACTGGCAAGAGCAAGCACCGCAAGTGATTCATTTAGATCCAATGTTTCCAGAGCGCGATAAAAGCGCGTTAGTGAAAAAAGAAATGCGGGCATTTAAGCCGATTGTCGGCGATGATCAAGATCAGGCGCAGTTACTTGCAGCAGCGCTCGCCTTAGCGAGTCATCGGGTGGTCGTTAAACGCCCACGTAAAGCCCCAGCAATTGATGGCATTGAGCCTAGCTATGTGCTGACGGGTAAATCCAGTCGCTATGATATTTACACTAAGAAATCGCTGAAAGCGACTGATTAG
- a CDS encoding DUF1653 domain-containing protein, which produces MKIQPGIYQHYKGPLYRVIGAARHSETEEWLVTYQTLYGEFDLWVRPLAMFLATVTLDSGEQVARFKLLQPLAPL; this is translated from the coding sequence ATGAAGATTCAACCAGGCATTTATCAGCACTACAAAGGTCCTTTATATCGCGTGATAGGTGCCGCTCGGCATTCTGAAACCGAAGAGTGGCTAGTGACTTATCAAACCCTGTATGGTGAGTTTGATTTGTGGGTACGGCCTTTAGCAATGTTTTTAGCAACGGTTACCCTTGACTCAGGGGAGCAAGTGGCGCGTTTTAAACTGCTACAGCCTTTAGCCCCTTTGTAA